In a single window of the Planctomycetia bacterium genome:
- a CDS encoding LemA family protein: protein MSASKAILLLIVVLLGGGLLAGGCAYSGYKSTITMDEGVKSAWADVEVVLKRRFDLIPNIVETVKGYATHEKDLLQGIADSRKAYTGAATTGAKMQASNAMDSFVSRLLVIQERYPELKANENFRALQVELEGTENRIAEMRKKYNSAAERLNGYIRAFPGSLYAGWTGVKPAEYFKAGEEAQETPKVKF from the coding sequence ATGAGTGCATCAAAGGCGATTTTATTGTTAATTGTCGTCCTGCTCGGCGGCGGTCTGCTCGCCGGCGGCTGCGCCTACAGCGGCTACAAGAGCACGATCACCATGGATGAAGGCGTCAAAAGCGCCTGGGCCGATGTCGAAGTCGTCCTCAAACGCCGCTTCGACCTCATCCCCAACATCGTCGAGACCGTCAAAGGCTACGCCACCCACGAAAAAGACCTGCTCCAGGGCATCGCCGACTCGCGCAAGGCCTACACCGGCGCAGCCACGACTGGCGCCAAGATGCAGGCCAGCAACGCCATGGACAGCTTCGTCTCCCGCCTCCTCGTCATTCAGGAGCGCTACCCCGAGTTGAAGGCGAATGAAAACTTCCGCGCCCTTCAGGTCGAACTCGAAGGCACGGAGAACCGCATCGCCGAGATGCGCAAGAAATACAACAGCGCCGCCGAAAGGCTCAACGGCTACATCCGCGCCTTCCCCGGCTCCCTCTACGCCGGCTGGACCGGCGTCAAACCGGCTGAGTATTTCAAGGCTGGCGAAGAGGCCCAGGAAACGCCGAAGGTCAAGTTCTGA
- a CDS encoding RtcB family protein — MTERIHKLIPTGEATAILPIEGGRVTPVMVIGTEAIRETFDDATLQQAVNTRLAPGVEAVVLNPDAHIGYGAPIGCVMASASHIYPGPVGVDIKCSMSLLQFDLPAESIVDRRTRRALIDAICERVPTGPGRGQRNVPKSRRVSAEVGRRVAVEGASAAVCEEIGVPVHWAQRCEDAAHLGHDDTQDALADRLEQHIGGRTFADFGEKIQQLGSYGGGNHFGECEIVHVGAGERARRCAETFGLRDEHVAFLSHCGSRGFGYDLAMGQFRSMQAKFVKWGIPFPGDDKELCYAPLETAEANSYLDDMALGANFATVNHMLINALVLEAFAEVMPGVKGELVYFISHNIARKEIVHKQPMWVMRKGATRAFPAGHHELADTPFAQTGHPIILPGDPQSGSAVMVAEETASLSCYSVNHGAGRVLGRKAAIRALDQREIDASFDKMDILTNVRQYPKDEAPAAYKDFDEVLRSVKLAGLAAEVARLKARFVIKDGGKADY; from the coding sequence ATGACTGAACGAATCCACAAACTCATTCCGACCGGCGAGGCGACGGCGATACTTCCCATTGAGGGTGGCCGGGTTACGCCGGTGATGGTCATTGGGACCGAGGCGATCCGCGAGACGTTTGACGATGCGACGCTTCAGCAGGCGGTGAACACGCGGCTGGCGCCGGGGGTCGAGGCGGTCGTGCTGAATCCCGATGCGCACATCGGCTACGGCGCGCCGATCGGCTGCGTGATGGCGTCGGCGAGTCATATTTATCCGGGGCCGGTGGGGGTGGACATCAAGTGCAGCATGAGCCTGCTGCAGTTCGACCTGCCGGCGGAGTCGATCGTGGATCGCCGGACGCGGCGGGCATTGATCGACGCGATCTGCGAGCGCGTGCCGACGGGGCCGGGTCGCGGGCAGCGAAATGTGCCGAAGTCGCGCCGCGTTTCGGCGGAGGTGGGCCGGCGCGTGGCGGTGGAGGGGGCGTCGGCCGCGGTTTGCGAGGAGATCGGCGTTCCGGTGCACTGGGCGCAGCGCTGCGAGGACGCGGCGCACCTGGGCCATGACGATACGCAGGACGCGCTGGCCGATCGGCTGGAGCAGCACATCGGCGGGCGGACGTTTGCCGATTTCGGCGAGAAGATTCAGCAGCTCGGCTCTTACGGCGGGGGGAATCACTTCGGGGAGTGCGAGATCGTTCACGTCGGGGCGGGCGAGCGTGCGCGACGATGCGCGGAGACATTCGGCCTGCGCGACGAACATGTCGCGTTTCTATCGCACTGCGGCTCGCGCGGGTTCGGGTACGATCTGGCGATGGGCCAGTTTCGGTCGATGCAGGCGAAGTTCGTCAAGTGGGGCATTCCCTTTCCCGGGGACGACAAGGAGCTTTGTTATGCGCCGCTGGAGACGGCGGAGGCGAATTCATATCTGGACGACATGGCGCTGGGCGCGAACTTTGCGACGGTGAACCATATGCTGATCAACGCGCTGGTCCTCGAAGCATTCGCGGAAGTGATGCCCGGCGTGAAGGGCGAGCTGGTTTATTTCATCAGCCACAACATCGCGCGGAAGGAGATCGTCCACAAGCAGCCGATGTGGGTGATGCGCAAGGGGGCGACGCGGGCCTTTCCGGCGGGGCACCATGAGCTGGCGGATACGCCGTTTGCGCAGACGGGGCATCCGATCATTTTGCCGGGCGATCCGCAGAGCGGGTCGGCGGTGATGGTGGCGGAGGAGACGGCGTCGCTGTCGTGCTACAGCGTGAACCACGGGGCGGGGCGGGTGCTGGGTCGCAAGGCGGCGATCCGGGCGCTGGACCAGCGGGAGATCGACGCGTCGTTTGACAAGATGGACATTTTGACGAATGTCCGGCAATACCCGAAGGACGAGGCGCCGGCGGCGTATAAGGATTTTGACGAGGTGCTTCGGTCGGTGAAGCTGGCGGGGCTTGCGGCGGAGGTGGCGAGGTTGAAGGCGCGGTTTGTGATTAAGGATGGGGGTAAGGCGGATTATTGA
- a CDS encoding TPM domain-containing protein — MPYPPCGMGHSKDAHRNKFDRRFRSAAVLIVLIACVPVARADQTPRTGVIDDAGVIRADAIGQINGWLLELEQKTGAQMKVWTIDSTNGRDIYTLGIETARKWKLGQKKDNNGCLILIAVKDRKWRIITGEGIEDAIPDLYCDTVAQQYFVPYFRKGDYSQGILMGTAALAKAVAKDAGVELTGMPNINVRSRRGRGTAAGGVASCFSLIVMIVIFSAVFRGGRGRRRYGWGGGNFVTGMILGNVLSGLANSRRSGWGGGSFGGGGGFGGGFGGGGGGSFGGGGAGGSW, encoded by the coding sequence ATGCCCTATCCACCATGCGGGATGGGCCATTCAAAAGACGCCCATCGTAATAAGTTCGATCGACGATTCCGATCCGCCGCGGTCCTGATCGTGCTCATCGCCTGCGTGCCCGTCGCCCGCGCAGATCAAACGCCGCGCACCGGCGTCATCGACGACGCCGGCGTCATCCGCGCCGATGCGATCGGCCAAATCAACGGCTGGCTACTGGAGCTGGAGCAAAAGACCGGCGCCCAGATGAAGGTCTGGACCATCGACTCCACCAACGGCCGCGACATCTACACCCTCGGCATCGAGACCGCCCGAAAGTGGAAGCTCGGCCAGAAAAAGGATAACAACGGCTGCCTCATCCTCATCGCCGTTAAGGACCGCAAGTGGCGCATCATCACCGGCGAAGGCATCGAAGACGCCATCCCCGACCTCTACTGCGATACCGTCGCACAGCAATACTTCGTCCCCTATTTCCGAAAAGGCGACTACAGCCAGGGCATCCTGATGGGCACGGCGGCACTGGCAAAAGCCGTGGCCAAGGACGCGGGCGTCGAACTGACCGGCATGCCGAACATCAACGTGCGCTCGCGCCGGGGTCGTGGCACTGCCGCAGGCGGAGTCGCCTCCTGCTTCAGCCTCATCGTCATGATCGTCATCTTCAGTGCCGTCTTCCGCGGCGGTCGCGGGCGACGTCGATACGGCTGGGGCGGCGGCAACTTCGTCACCGGCATGATCCTCGGCAACGTCCTCAGCGGCCTCGCGAATAGTCGCCGCTCAGGCTGGGGCGGCGGTTCATTCGGTGGAGGAGGCGGATTCGGTGGGGGCTTCGGTGGAGGCGGCGGCGGATCGTTCGGCGGCGGCGGCGCCGGCGGCAGTTGGTAA
- a CDS encoding replication-associated recombination protein A yields the protein MRPTSLDEFAGQQHFLGPGKLLRRLLDADRLSSAIFYGPPGTGKTTMAGIIAARTQAAFESVNAAAIGVKEVREILQRARHLLEDDGRRTVLFLDEIHRFNRAQQDVLLGDVEDGIVILVGATTENPFFSVNSPLVSRSQIFQFESLTDDDLSQLMRRALADVDRGLGKYNATITDEALSFLARTSDGDARRALTALEVAVLSQQSPGATSSAVTLETAQDSIQRKAIVYDGTGDEHYDAASALIKSMRGSDPDATVYWLARMLEAGEDPRFLARRIAICAAEDVGNADPMALVLAHAAAQVTKFVGLPECQLPLAQAAIYIACAPKSNASAIAIWNAASDVKNNRTIPVPRHLRDTHYKSAGQLGHGEGYQYAHDAPGGMVDQDYLGVDKTYYVPTDRGHEKQMGTYLDKFKSLRQGTK from the coding sequence ATGCGACCGACGAGCCTCGATGAGTTCGCGGGGCAGCAGCATTTCCTCGGGCCGGGCAAACTGCTGCGCCGACTGCTGGATGCCGATCGTCTGAGCAGCGCGATTTTCTACGGACCGCCGGGCACGGGAAAGACGACGATGGCGGGGATCATCGCGGCGCGGACGCAGGCGGCGTTTGAATCCGTCAATGCGGCGGCCATCGGCGTCAAAGAGGTGCGCGAGATCCTTCAACGGGCGCGGCATCTGCTGGAGGACGATGGGCGGCGGACGGTTTTGTTTCTCGACGAAATTCACCGGTTCAATCGGGCGCAGCAGGACGTGCTGCTGGGCGACGTGGAGGACGGGATTGTCATTCTGGTCGGCGCGACGACGGAGAACCCGTTTTTCAGCGTGAACTCGCCGCTGGTCTCGCGGAGCCAGATATTTCAGTTCGAGTCGCTGACCGACGATGATTTGAGTCAGTTGATGCGGCGTGCGCTGGCGGACGTGGATCGCGGGCTGGGGAAATACAACGCGACGATCACCGACGAGGCGCTGAGTTTTCTCGCCAGGACGAGCGACGGCGATGCCCGACGGGCGCTGACGGCACTGGAGGTGGCGGTGCTTTCGCAGCAGTCGCCGGGGGCCACGTCGTCTGCCGTGACGCTGGAGACGGCGCAGGATTCGATCCAGCGCAAGGCGATCGTCTATGACGGCACGGGCGACGAGCATTACGACGCGGCCAGCGCGCTGATCAAGTCGATGCGGGGCAGCGATCCGGACGCGACGGTGTATTGGCTGGCGCGGATGCTGGAGGCGGGGGAGGACCCGCGGTTTCTTGCCCGGCGAATCGCGATCTGCGCGGCGGAGGATGTGGGCAATGCCGATCCGATGGCACTAGTCCTGGCGCACGCGGCGGCGCAGGTGACGAAGTTTGTCGGCCTGCCGGAGTGTCAGTTGCCGCTGGCCCAGGCGGCGATCTACATTGCCTGCGCCCCGAAGAGCAACGCCAGCGCGATAGCCATCTGGAACGCGGCGAGCGACGTGAAGAACAACCGGACGATCCCGGTTCCCCGACATCTGCGCGATACGCACTACAAGAGCGCGGGGCAACTTGGCCACGGCGAGGGCTATCAGTACGCGCACGATGCGCCCGGCGGCATGGTCGATCAGGACTATCTCGGCGTGGACAAGACCTATTATGTTCCCACCGACCGGGGGCATGAGAAGCAAATGGGGACGTATCTGGACAAGTTCAAATCGCTGCGTCAGGGGACGAAGTGA